In Plasmodium falciparum 3D7 genome assembly, chromosome: 13, the following are encoded in one genomic region:
- a CDS encoding aminomethyltransferase, putative, which produces MQKYISYFANEFCHYKIKDGSSLFLQFSFPSFLDELFIQKSNRKFGTYGAVTRRRQELRQKFYEEKYKHNPNNIPKYSKVKKGSRGGWIKNPLKEVTKNCGNNFKYEEKIKEEILSEEEECIKNMIKMRKELMNKSNIDKDYNELINNDSKNINISNNILNFNLFSICDNFIDKKKEIIHKIESPQHFVDKHIKTLVDTYSNINELHENYNANNNYPKTPDYLKDIHDKKKKKKKQTNQKNGSGKEIENNFINVKMEHNCIMDKNEKEKEDNLKCHNEEGSNVLIDNMLINSNNNTNVGNPLFNSFIKTDELYKQHVIPLPLEEKGKNDENHVIEKFECDPNNDNLKNLYMNEHDWKKLYIEDLLNYTDENDIDIGCLDIFSTLNTIDRNRKLGSYFSKNNASFILYNNCIIPSKYKDGTLNEYLHTRNKCSLFDKSYQLIIKLSGNDCFYICNQFISSDIYDVNNYDAFYTCIIDNKAYILDTCYVLKAEKDITLITSGYYKKGLYEFLSDYILFCKDSGMDVHIQVDINKRILSLQGPLSNMIFNDILEYYDWNNKDKSIGYLNNVIIKKHNNKNDQKKICTDVNTLYFKSDDHNPIKSSYFQIPYMSFKKFNVIKNGAILNDNKQNINKSLDIYEIICIRIGDTGEDGYEFIVDNNISNLFVDIFLNHKIVKLAGAYALDILRMESGFPLYGTDIIKNTSPITASLAWTLKYKKIKEKSIFGFQNLLKEYSMKPKFLRVGILSNQLIFKTCKILSYPYKRPIGYITSCTWSPIYKKRIAQGYIKRDFAKNNEQVLISIPTDIPQDFSKKKKYKILRSRSAHKFTLAQVCALPFVEHKY; this is translated from the coding sequence atgcaaaaatatatttcctaTTTTGCAAATGAATTTTgtcattataaaataaaagatggTAGTTCCCTTTTTCTTCAGTTTTCCTTTCCTTCTTTTTTGGATGAACTATTTATACAAAAATCGAATAGAAAGTTCGGTACTTATGGAGCTGTAACTAGGAGAAGACAAGAACTGAGGCAAAAGTTTTATGAGGAAAAATATAAGCATAACCCCAATAATATACCAAAATATTCAAAGGTGAAAAAAGGAAGTAGAGGGGGATGGATAAAGAATCCTTTAAAAGAAGTTACAAAAAATTGTGGAAATAATTTTAagtatgaagaaaaaataaaagaagaaattctctcagaagaagaagaatgtattaaaaatatgataaaaatgagaaAGGAACTAATGAATAAAAGTAACATTGATAAAGATTATAATGAACTAATTAATAATGattctaaaaatataaacatatcaaataatatattaaattttaatttattctcTATTTGTGATAATTTcatagataaaaaaaaagaaataatacataaaatagaAAGCCCTCAACATTTTGTagataaacatataaaaacattagTAGATACATatagtaatattaatgaattacacgaaaattataatgcaaataataattaccCCAAAACACCtgattatttaaaagatatacatgataaaaaaaaaaaaaaaaagaaacaaacaAATCAAAAGAATGGAAGTGGAAAGGAAAtcgaaaataattttattaatgttAAAATGGAACATAATTGTATAAtggataaaaatgaaaaagaaaaagaagataatttaaaatgtCATAATGAAGAAGGTTCAAATGTTCTTATAGATAATATGTTAattaattcaaataataatacgaaTGTAGGGAATcctttatttaattcatttataaaaacagacgaattatataaacaacaTGTTATACCATTACCTTTAGAAGAAAAAggtaaaaatgatgaaaatcaTGTTATAGAAAAATTCGAATGTGATcctaataatgataatttaaaaaatttatatatgaatgaacATGAttggaaaaaattatatatcgaAGATTTACTAAATTATACAGATGAAAATGATATAGATATCGGATGCTTAGATATCTTTAGTACATTAAATACTATAGATAGAAATAGAAAACTAGGTTCTTATTTTTCTAAAAATAAtgcttcatttattttatataacaattgTATTATTCcttcaaaatataaagacGGGACcttaaatgaatatttacATACAAGAAATAAATGCTCCTTATTTGACAAGTCATATCaacttataataaaattaagtgGAAAtgattgtttttatatatgtaatcaATTTATATCTagtgatatatatgatgtaaATAATTACGATGCTTTTTATACTTGTATAATAGATAATAAAGCATATATATTGGATACATGTTATGTACTAAAAGCAGAAAAAGATATTACATTAATTACATCGgggtattataaaaaagggTTATATGAATTCTTAAGTGATTATATCTTATTTTGTAAAGACAGTGGTATGGATGTACATATACAagttgatataaataaaagaattttaTCTTTACAAGGGCCTCTTTCAAATATGatttttaatgatatattagaATATTATGATTGGAATAATAAAGACAAAAGTATAGGTTATTTGAATaatgtaattataaaaaagcataataataaaaacgatcaaaaaaaaatatgtacagaTGTAAACaccttatattttaaaagtgaTGATCATAATCCGATAAAATCGTCATATTTTCAAATACCATATATGagctttaaaaaatttaatgtaataaaaaatggggcaatattaaatgataacaaacaaaatataaataagtcTCTTGATATCTATGAAATCATATGTATAAGAATAGGTGATACAGGTGAAGATGGATATGAATTTAttgttgataataatatcagTAATCTTTTTGTAGACATATTTCTAAACCACAAAATTGTAAAATTAGCAGGTGCATATGCATTAGATATTCTAAGAATGGAATCAGGCTTTCCTCTTTATGGCACAGATATAATTAAGAATACAAGTCCCATAACAGCTTCACTTGCATGGActttgaaatataaaaaaattaaagaaaaaagtatTTTTGGATTTCAAAATTTATTGAAAGAGTATAGTATGAAACCCAAATTTTTACGCGTCGGAATCTTATCTAAtcaattaatatttaaaaccTGTAAAATTTTATCCTATCCATATAAAAGACCTATAGGATATATAACATCATGTACATGGAGtccaatatataaaaagagaaTAGCTCAAGGTTATATTAAAAGAGATTTCGCAAAAAATAATGAGCAAGTCCTTATATCTATACCAACTGATATACCTCAAGATTtttcgaaaaaaaaaaaatataaaattttacgCAGCAGATCTGCACATAAGTTTACTCTGGCTCAAGTTTGTGCATTACCGTTCGTAgaacataaatattaa
- a CDS encoding U4/U6 small nuclear ribonucleoprotein PRP4, putative yields MKIGDVLHDYKLYDNTKKKSSEMVINENDNKERLLEEFEIRSKVRKVCLGIPTQDIDVKNILRLLKEPICLFGEDSYDKRKRLKNILITKYDRLIIKKKIEEEDDVEEFKNILKRYYIDFSDLYPSGLSEANKINEVHDKHKLKDVHDTKEEQNVHMKTVREEDKDILKEKCYTEGTKDLKKSRIEITIKTLPRIFLYKEMINKFQNGYSKKEYENYITSFNEHIKKESDLYVSQLGDDRPLTMGKFSPDNSVFAISSFNSYINIFNYRNDDYNLIKTLKNGHEEKINCIEWNYPNNYSYYSTMNYKDLSKHDLLLASCSSDKSFCIWKPFYDEYDDTNDNINDNINEYINENINENINENINENINDNISDNTSDTISDNINDNINDNISDSISDNISDNKNNNSHKVDKYNSNKNKLSAQNKNYLLCKVNAHDDRINKICFHPLNKYVLTCSDDETIKMFDIETQQELFYQEGHNTTVYSIAFNPYGNLYISGDSKGGLMLWDIRTGKNVEQIKMAHNNSIMNINFNPFLANMFCTCSTDNTIKIFDLRKFQISCNILAHNKIVTDALFEPTYGRYIVSSSFDTFIKIWDSVNFYCTKILCNNNNKVRNVDIAPDGSFISSTSFDRTWKLYKNKEYTQDNILSHFM; encoded by the coding sequence atgaaaatcgGTGATGTTCTTCATGATTATAAATTGtatgataatacaaaaaagaaaagtagTGAAATGGTtattaatgaaaatgataataaagaaagGTTATTGGAAGAATTCGAAATAAGAAGTAAGGTAAGGAAAGTGTGTTTAGGTATACCTACTCAAGATATTGATGTAAAGAATATTTTGAGATTATTAAAGGAACCTATATGTTTATTTGGAGAAGATAGTTATGATAAAAGGAAAcgattaaaaaatatattaataacaaaatatgatAGACTaataattaagaaaaaaatagaagAGGAAGATGATGTTGAAgaattcaaaaatatattaaaaaggtaTTATATAGATTTTAGTGATTTATATCCATCAGGTTTATCCGAAgctaataaaataaatgaagttCATGATAAACACAAATTAAAAGATGTACATGACACAAAAGAAGAACAAAATGTACATATGAAAACGGTGAGAGAAGAAGATaaagatattttaaaagagaAATGTTATACAGAAGGTACtaaagatttaaaaaaaagtagaatagaaataacaataaaaacattaccaagaatatttttatataaagaaatgataaataaatttcAAAATGgatattcaaaaaaagagtacgaaaattatattacttcatttaatgaacatataaaaaaagaatcagATTTATATGTATCACAATTAGGTGATGATAGACCTCTGACCATGGGTAAATTTTCTCCAGATAATAGTGTATTTGCTATTAGTAGttttaattcatatattaatatttttaattatagaaatgatgattataatttaataaaaacattaaaaaatggtcatgaagaaaaaattaattgtaTAGAATGGAATTATCCTAATAATTACTCATATTATAGTACAATGAATTATAAGGATTTATCAAAAcatgatttattattagCTTCATGTTCATCTGATAAATCGTTTTGTATATGGAAACCATTTTATGATGAATATGATGATACAAATGACAATATAAATgacaatataaatgaatatataaatgaaaatataaatgaaaatataaatgaaaatataaatgaaaatataaatgacaaTATAAGTGACAATACAAGTGACACTATAAGTGACAATATTAATGACAATATTAATGACAATATAAGTGACAGTATAAGTGACAATATAAgtgacaataaaaataataattcgcATAAGGTTGATAAATATAactcaaataaaaataaactatctgcacaaaataaaaattatttattatgcaAAGTAAATGCTCATGATGAtcgaataaataaaatatgttttcaccccttaaataaatatgtattaacATGTTCAGATGATGAAACCATAAAAATGTTCGATATAGAAACACAACAAGAATTATTTTATCAAGAAGGTCATAATACTACAGTATATAGTATTGCTTTTAATCCTTATGgtaatttatacatatcaGGAGATTCTAAAGGAGGTTTAATGTTATGGGATATTAGAACTGGTAAAAATGttgaacaaataaaaatggcacataataattctataatgaatataaattttaatccATTTCTAGCAAATATGTTTTGTACTTGTTCAACTGATAAtactattaaaatatttgattTAAGAAAATTCCAAATTTCTTGTAATATTTTAGcacataataaaattgttACGGATGCTCTTTTTGAACCAACCTATGGAAGATATATTGTTTCAAGTTCATTTGatacttttattaaaatatgggATTCTgttaatttttattgtaccaaaatattatgtaataataataataaagtacGTAATGTTGATATAGCTCCTGACGGTTCCTTTATTTCTTCTACATCATTTGATAGAACGTGGAAgttgtataaaaataaagaatacaCACAGGATAATATTCTTTCCCATTTTATGTGA
- a CDS encoding TLD domain-containing protein, putative yields the protein MGEGYSKSTINHGNLSEEEVQNIRKKFNLNKKELNETISTFEFIYAYPHILRPYIALVLPSFHEVLRKKNRHNKGKNSSTSNNTNNYGINYAINILFSKSNKKISNEISLQDIINILSYLHNVKSRIIIRILFLSFLRYSISNNNDTIKLNILEENDLENENNNEELNITKIVEANFKREDCCMATDTYEPNIYDDPQNNNDDDINDDNSLDKKRNSFDLVYSDSNVNTINKNNKKERNYKFIKDNIFIVQKNKITSQYPQNYIVKDLISIEEAIHHLFTYMYIEQLYLLCPSNMLFKLSNVNQLAEKDFPINNIKMKCYDDSIINRQNSWDLAFFFKELSCSLETNLDFKNIVIGFRLYANSLENNKNSIYSLVIEYINSTFTNMSTNYSNVTWKHFMNKENVLTEGINKDNKKKKKLSNAAETDIQLEHEQQKEVDKTNTFIIDENEIPNINDICINSIELIHSIYTSMKKNEIAKKDNKNKLLENDAYKQSASIIELQNSSKGWRGLFLNESSKILTDEIAFSLRQCSPCFSNNVWYRLYASWKQGTSFSRFMSCLFHYPSPIVIVIKTNDNQILGGVCTTPLKDSHLYHGCSNDFLFSAYPVFRIIRTNQFGTNYVYLNSKNSFYPKGLGFGGKPECFRLFLSDEFKDSYCTESDFTYKSGHLYFPQQKNKKGKKCNYTYASSDSKDGDNQDDKDKREELEPGGEQQAQEQEQELEQDDQEDDLDSYSFLYKLSISEVEAWGCGDEKALQEQKLIIQNEEACKQERRSTDKSKIVQNSFDKEFLLPKVFSVGKYEELKPST from the coding sequence ATGGGAGAGGGGTACTCTAAAAGTACAATTAACCATGGTAATTTGAGTGAGGAAGAAGTTCAAAATATTAGGAAGAAATTTAACTTGAATAAAAAAGAGTTAAATGAAACTATTAGTACATTTGAATTTATTTACGCTTATCCACATATATTAAGACCTTATATTGCCTTAGTACTTCCATCTTTTCATGAAGTATTAAGAAAGAAGAATAGGCACAATAAAGGTAAAAATAGTAGTACtagtaataatacaaataactATGGTATAAATTAtgctataaatatattatttagtaaaagcaataaaaaaattagtaaTGAAATATCATTacaagatataataaatattttatcatatttgcATAATGTTAAGAgtagaattattattaggatattatttttaagttTTCTAAGGTATAgtatatcaaataataatgatactataaaattgaatatattagaagaaaatgatttagaaaatgaaaacaataatgaagaattaaatattacaaaaattgTTGAAGCAAATTTTAAAAGGGAAGATTGTTGTATGGCTACGGATACATATGAacctaatatatatgatgatcctcaaaataataatgatgatgatataaatgatgataatagtTTAGATAAAAAACGTAATTCTTTTGATTTAGTATATTCCGATTCAAATGtaaatacaataaataagaataataaaaaagaaagaaattataaatttattaaagataatatatttattgttcagaaaaataaaattacaaGTCAATATCCACAAAACTATATAGTTAAAGATTTAATATCAATAGAAGAAGCAATACATCatctttttacatatatgtatatagaGCAATTGTATTTATTATGCCCAAGTAATatgttatttaaattatcaaaTGTAAATCAGCTAGCTGAAAAAGATTTtcctataaataatataaaaatgaaatgttaTGATGATTCTATAATTAATAGACAAAATAGTTGGGACTtggcatttttttttaaagaactATCATGTTCATTAGAAACAAATTtagattttaaaaatattgttataGGTTTTAGATTATATGCTAATTCtttggaaaataataaaaattctaTATATTCACTTGtaattgaatatataaattctaCCTTTACGAATATGAGTACTAATTATTCGAATGTAACATGGAAGCATTTTATGAATAAGGAAAATGTATTAACAGAAGGAATTAATAaagataacaaaaaaaaaaaaaaactgtcAAATGCTGCTGAAACAGATATACAATTAGAACACGAACAACAAAAAGAGGTTGATAAAACcaatacttttattattgatgaaaatgaaataccaaatataaatgatatatgtattaatagtATTGAATTAATACATTCTATATATACTAGTATGAAAAAAAACGAAATAgcaaaaaaagataataaaaataagttatTGGAGAATGATGCATATAAACAATCAGCATCTATTATTGAATTACAAAATAGTTCGAAAGGCTGGAGaggattatttttaaatgaatCTAGTAAAATATTAACTGATGAAATAGCTTTTAGTTTAAGACAATGTTCACCATGCTTTAGTAATAATGTGTGGTATAGACTATATGCTTCATGGAAACAAGGAACGAGTTTTAGTAGATTTATGAGTTGTCTTTTTCATTATCCTTCTCCTATcgtaatagtaataaaaacaaatgatAATCAGATTTTAGGAGGAGTATGTACAACTCCATTAAAGGATTCTCATTTATATCATGGGTGTTCTAATGATTTCCTTTTTTCAGCATATCCTGTATTCCGTATTATTAGAACAAATCAATTTGGTacaaattatgtatatttaaatagtAAGAATAGTTTCTATCCAAAAGGATTAGGTTTTGGTGGTAAACCTGAATGTTTTAGATTGTTTTTAAGTGATGAATTTAAAGATTCTTATTGTACCGAAAGTGATTTTACATACAAAAGTggacatttatattttccgcaacagaaaaataaaaaaggaaaaaaatgtaattatacatatgctTCATCAGATAGTAAGGATGGTGATAATCAAgatgataaagataaaagAGAAGAATTAGAACCAGGAGGTGAACAACAAGCACAAGAACAAGAACAAGAACTAGAACAAGATGACCAGGAAGATGATTTAGATTCCTACTCATTTTTATACAAATTATCAATCAGTGAAGTTGAAGCTTGGGGATGTGGTGATGAAAAGGCATTACAAgaacaaaaattaattattcaAAATGAAGAAGCATGTAAACAAGAGAGAAGATCAACTGATAAATCTAAAATAGTACAAAATAGTTTTGATAAAGAATTTTTACTTCCTAAAGTTTTTTCTGTTggaaaatatgaagaattaaaacCGAGTACATAA
- a CDS encoding endoplasmic reticulum chaperone GRP170 — translation MRPRFFLFLLFIIYIYNSLRIKCSSLLGIDFGNEYIKVSIVSPGKGFNILLNNQSKRKITNSISFANKFRTYDEESKIYSTKYPQLTLLNSNNILGYNLFDSLKNKENFVIENYDENNEEFYSDINNYDFSNDFGSKYYSYDYVVDHKRGTINIKLKDNMVISSEEVTANILGYIKKLAYTHLNIDYKVKRNINLNIGCVISVPCNFSQRKKQALINASKIAGLELLGIINGVTAAAIHNVHDIPLNTTKLTMYLDIGSKNINVGIATISFVEKDKVRSRSVQVYACESLENNSGNKIDMLLAENLRKKFEEKYNVSIENDKKAMRKLIVAANKAKLLLSAKKSADVFIESLYNNKSLNESVSRQDFEELIQEVIENMKIPINKALEKGGFQLKDIEALELIGSGWRVPKILNEVTEFFNPLKVGMHLNSDEAVTMGSLYIAAYNSANFRLKDLDYKDIVSNEYHILVNTDEEENNTTNEEKVNIKKELVNYNSRYPHNKNVILTYKDNLKFSVYENGKIINEYVLGNLDNAIKSKYEHLGTPKLNLKFHLDKFGILSLDKVLVVYEEQKDGAGDTKDNKKEGDEENNNNNNNEEINKDDDTNNNKSDDEQNKGDENKSNDENKENEENKQNGEKKKNDIIKHNIPIEFQTRNIKPLPLTFEEIKEKKEILKNLDEHDIDIFLKSEKKNTLESFIYETRSKMKQDIYKQVTKEETRNEYLNKLEEYEDWLYTEKDEPLENVSNKIHELQDIYNPIKERAEELQVRDKIIEETNKKIQEMIEKIKDLSEKKPWAAETIKMVKDSLDKEVQWWNHAQEEQKKLDNYTAPFFKHKDVQLKFKSIQMLIKTLDKLKKPVEKKEDKKNTDNQNENTSKQDAGADKNHNTTENQNEQSAQNQNNENNDDNQNNEHDANQSSNDEQNKNDGASDQKDEL, via the coding sequence ATGAGACCtcgtttttttttgttcctactttttataatatatatatataatagtttaAGAATAAAATGCTCATCCTTATTAGGTATCGATTTTggtaatgaatatataaaggtATCCATAGTATCTCCTGGTAAAggatttaatattttattaaataatcagagtaaaaggaaaataacaAATTCTATATCTTTTGCAAATAAGTTTAGAACATATGATGAAGAATCTAAGATTTACAGCACAAAATATCCACAATTAACTCTACTAaacagtaataatatattaggttataatttatttgattCATTAAAGAATAAAGAGAATTTCGTAATTGAaaattatgatgaaaataatgaagaattttatagtgatataaataattatgatttttCGAATGATTTTGGTTCTAAgtattattcatatgattATGTAGTAGATCATAAAAGAGGTACAATAAATATCAAACTAAAAGATAATATGGTAATATCATCTGAAGAAGTTACAGCAAATATATTaggttatataaaaaagttaGCATATACACATTTGAATATTGATTATAAAgtgaaaagaaatataaatttaaatattggTTGTGTTATATCTGTTCCTTGTAATTTTTctcaaagaaaaaaacaagcTTTAATCAATGCAAGTAAAATTGCTGGTTTAGAATTATTAGGAATAATTAATGGCGTGACAGCAGCAGCTATACATAATGTACATGACATTCCTTTAAATACAACGAAACTTACTATGTATTTAGATATAGgaagtaaaaatataaatgtaggTATTGCTACTATTAGTTTTGTAGAAAAAGATAAAGTTCGCTCAAGAAGTGTACAAGTATATGCTTGTGAATCTTTGGAAAATAATTCAGGTAATAAAATTGATATGTTATTAGCTGaaaatttaagaaaaaagtttgaagaaaaatataacgtATCTATAGAGAATGATAAAAAGGCTATGAGAAAATTAATTGTTGCTGCAAATAAagcaaaattattattaagtgCTAAAAAGTCAGCTGATGTATTTATAGaaagtttatataataataaaagtttaAATGAAAGTGTTAGTCGACAAGATTTTGAAGAATTAATACAAGAAGTAattgaaaatatgaaaataccAATAAATAAAGCATTAGAAAAAGGAGGATTTCAATTAAAGGATATAGAAGCTTTAGAATTAATAGGATCCGGTTGGAGAGTAcctaaaatattaaatgaagtTACTGAATTTTTTAATCCATTAAAAGTTGGGATGCATTTAAATAGTGATGAAGCTGTTACTATGGGTTCTCTCTATATAGCTGCATATAATAGCGCAAATTTTAGATTAAAAGATTTAGATTATAAAGATATTGTATCTAAtgaatatcatatattagtAAATactgatgaagaagaaaataatacgACAAATGAAGAGAAggttaatattaaaaaagaattagtAAATTATAATTCTAGATATcctcataataaaaatgttatactaacatataaagataatttaaaattttcagTATATGAAAAtggaaaaattataaatgagTATGTTTTAGGTAACCTAGATAATGCTATTAAATCCAAATATGAACATCTTGGTACAccaaaattaaatttaaaatttcaTTTAGATAAATTTGGTATTTTATCATTAGATAAAGTTCTTGTTGTTTATGAAGAACAAAAAGATGGAGCTGGTGATACAAAAGATAACAAAAAAGAAggtgatgaagaaaataataataataataataatgaagaaataaataaagatgatgacacaaataataataaaagtgatGATGAACAAAACAAAGGAgatgaaaataaatcaaatgatgaaaacaaggaaaatgaagaaaataaacaaaatggtgagaaaaaaaaaaatgatattataaaacataaCATTCCTATTGAATTTCAaacaagaaatataaaaccGTTACCACTTACttttgaagaaataaaagaaaaaaaggaaatctTAAAAAATTTAGATGAACACGAtattgatatttttttaaaatctgagaaaaaaaacacattAGAATCATTCATATATGAAACCAGAAGTAAAATGAaacaagatatatataaacaagtTACAAAAGAAGAAACGAGAAATGAATATCTCAATAAACTAGAAGAATATGAAGATTGGTTATATACCGAAAAAGATGAACCTTTAGAAAATGTTAGTAATAAAATTCATGAATTACAAGATATTTATAATCCAATCAAAGAAAGAGCTGAAGAATTACAAGTAAGAGATAAAATTATTgaagaaacaaataaaaaaatacaagaaATGATTGAAAAAATTAAGGACCTCTCTGAAAAAAAACCATGGGCTGCTGAGACAATTAAAATGGTCAAAGATTCTTTAGATAAAGAAGTTCAATGGTGGAACCATGCACaagaagaacaaaaaaaattagataaTTATACTGCTccattttttaaacataaaGATGTTcaattaaaatttaaatcCATACAAATGTTAATTAAAACAttagataaattaaaaaaacctgttgaaaaaaaagaagataagaaaaatacagataatcaaaatgaaaatacatCAAAACAAGATGCAGGCGCAGATAAAAATCACAATACAACAGAAAATCAAAATGAACAATCAGCacaaaatcaaaataatgaaaataatgatgataaccAAAATAATGAACATGATGCTAATCAATCATCCAACGATgagcaaaataaaaatgatggaGCATCAGATCAAAAAgatgaattataa